One genomic window of Haloarcula pelagica includes the following:
- a CDS encoding HalOD1 output domain-containing protein, which yields MNNGPGDDSPSSNGDNQGPNGDVQPEAYESAESVENVDTDQWVQVHQEHYDRESDGELATALAFAIAEAKGVDPLNHTEMPPLYEFIDAQALEETFFGPSGAGTRRTEAGAITFMYDNHKIALQSDGWISVYEPG from the coding sequence ATGAATAACGGCCCGGGCGACGACTCTCCGTCCTCGAATGGAGACAACCAAGGGCCGAACGGAGATGTACAGCCCGAGGCATACGAGTCCGCCGAGTCCGTCGAGAACGTGGATACCGACCAGTGGGTGCAGGTCCACCAGGAACACTACGACCGTGAATCTGATGGCGAACTTGCGACGGCACTCGCCTTTGCCATTGCGGAGGCGAAGGGCGTCGATCCGCTCAACCACACCGAGATGCCACCACTGTACGAGTTCATCGACGCCCAAGCACTCGAAGAGACATTCTTCGGTCCGTCGGGTGCTGGCACCCGACGGACCGAAGCCGGAGCCATCACGTTCATGTACGACAACCATAAGATCGCGCTCCAGTCAGACGGCTGGATTTCCGTCTACGAACCCGGATAG
- a CDS encoding VIT1/CCC1 transporter family protein, with protein MAADERSHDRLLTVIAETPGKGARGEVLAQLEGRHRATSGNALRAAVLGANDGLVSNLSLVMGVAGAALDSPAILITGLAGLLAGSGSMAMGEWLSVQSSRELYQRQIGIEAEELAEVPEEEAEELALIYEAKGLSKARAREIAEQLIADEEMALDTLAREELGINPEELGGSAWEAAATSFVLFALGAIVPVLPYFVLTGSIAVGVSLVLSAVALFVIGASITLLTGRSVLFSGLRQVGIGLAAAVLTYGVGSLIGVTLVG; from the coding sequence ATGGCAGCCGACGAGCGCTCTCACGACCGTCTCCTGACGGTTATCGCGGAAACGCCCGGAAAGGGGGCACGGGGAGAGGTCCTCGCCCAGCTTGAAGGCCGCCACCGTGCGACCAGCGGCAACGCACTGCGCGCTGCAGTGCTCGGAGCGAACGACGGTCTCGTCTCCAATCTCAGTCTCGTGATGGGCGTCGCTGGTGCGGCGCTGGATTCACCGGCGATTCTAATTACGGGTCTTGCCGGACTCCTCGCTGGATCAGGGTCGATGGCGATGGGCGAGTGGCTTTCCGTCCAGAGCTCACGGGAACTGTATCAACGTCAGATTGGCATCGAGGCTGAAGAACTCGCTGAGGTTCCCGAAGAGGAGGCAGAAGAACTGGCACTCATCTACGAGGCGAAAGGACTCTCGAAAGCTCGCGCCAGAGAGATCGCTGAACAGTTGATCGCCGATGAGGAGATGGCACTTGACACACTCGCCCGTGAGGAGCTGGGCATCAACCCAGAAGAACTAGGGGGCTCAGCATGGGAAGCGGCGGCGACGTCGTTCGTGCTCTTCGCACTCGGAGCCATCGTCCCGGTACTCCCGTACTTCGTATTAACTGGGTCAATCGCCGTCGGCGTGAGTCTCGTGTTGAGTGCAGTCGCGCTGTTCGTCATCGGTGCCAGCATCACGCTTCTCACGGGACGGTCTGTGCTCTTTTCTGGACTGCGTCAGGTCGGGATTGGACTCGCTGCTGCGGTCCTTACCTACGGTGTCGGGAGCCTGATTGGCGTGACACTCGTCGGCTAA
- a CDS encoding phenylacetate--CoA ligase family protein encodes MNPIERGKITLDAWRARRTTRAEIAERQRRRLVEMLSFSRRRSRFYKRHYADVPEGTTDLTQYPPVTKPMLMEHFDDVVTDTAITKAEVDAFVADETQIGERFLGKYPVWTTSGTTGEPGVFVQDETAWTISDVLGDRWIVPAMANRSSLSRLFTQNIHVALVAVSGGHFAGAAGLELMRRESVLGERRLRLFSPTSPIDDLTAELNQYQPAILEGYSTVLVELARAQRDGRLDISPALVLPTAEPISESQKRLLRDTFDCVVRELYGATEFVPIAVECDHGNLHANTDWVVVEPVDEDYQPVELGTPSDTVLITSLSNRVQPLVRYNLGDSITMYEERCQCGSAFPIIEVGGRQGDVLQFETDEGEEVPIFPLALATVVEDVPGVRRVQIIRTAPTTLQVRFDVDPDATEEAVWNQIKGDLQSFLGNHGITSVTIEAAAEPPRRERRSGKFRHVWAE; translated from the coding sequence ATGAATCCAATCGAGCGAGGAAAAATCACACTCGACGCCTGGCGGGCCAGAAGAACCACCCGCGCGGAGATAGCAGAACGGCAGCGCCGGCGTCTAGTAGAGATGCTCTCATTTTCCCGGCGACGGTCACGGTTCTACAAGCGACACTACGCCGACGTGCCGGAGGGAACTACCGACCTCACACAGTACCCACCGGTAACGAAGCCGATGCTCATGGAGCACTTCGACGACGTCGTTACGGACACCGCGATTACCAAAGCCGAGGTCGACGCCTTCGTCGCTGACGAGACACAGATCGGCGAGCGCTTCCTCGGCAAGTATCCAGTGTGGACGACGTCTGGGACGACCGGGGAACCGGGGGTATTCGTCCAGGATGAAACAGCATGGACCATTTCAGACGTGCTGGGTGACCGGTGGATCGTGCCCGCAATGGCGAACCGTTCGTCACTCTCCCGCCTCTTCACACAGAATATCCACGTTGCACTCGTCGCAGTTTCGGGCGGTCACTTCGCCGGTGCGGCCGGACTCGAGTTGATGCGTCGAGAATCCGTCCTTGGAGAACGTCGTCTGCGACTCTTTTCGCCGACGAGTCCGATCGACGACCTGACTGCCGAGCTGAACCAGTATCAGCCCGCCATTCTCGAAGGCTACTCGACCGTCCTCGTCGAGTTGGCGCGAGCCCAACGAGACGGTCGTCTCGACATCAGCCCCGCACTCGTGCTCCCCACAGCAGAACCCATCTCTGAGTCACAGAAGCGACTGCTCCGAGACACGTTCGATTGTGTCGTCCGGGAACTCTACGGAGCGACGGAATTCGTCCCGATTGCTGTCGAGTGCGACCACGGAAATCTCCACGCCAACACCGACTGGGTCGTGGTCGAACCGGTCGACGAGGACTATCAGCCGGTCGAACTTGGAACGCCGTCGGACACCGTCCTTATCACGAGCCTCTCGAATCGTGTGCAACCGCTCGTTCGGTACAACCTCGGGGATAGCATCACGATGTACGAAGAGCGGTGTCAATGCGGGAGCGCGTTCCCAATCATAGAGGTCGGCGGACGGCAAGGGGATGTCCTCCAGTTCGAAACCGATGAGGGAGAAGAGGTTCCGATTTTCCCACTCGCACTCGCAACTGTCGTCGAAGACGTTCCGGGAGTCCGTCGAGTTCAGATTATCCGCACGGCCCCTACGACACTGCAGGTCCGCTTCGATGTCGATCCTGATGCGACCGAGGAGGCGGTCTGGAACCAGATAAAGGGGGATCTCCAGTCGTTCCTCGGTAATCACGGGATTACCAGCGTAACCATCGAAGCGGCAGCCGAGCCACCACGACGGGAGAGACGAAGCGGAAAGTTCCGCCACGTCTGGGCAGAATAG
- a CDS encoding cation-transporting P-type ATPase, which yields MSDERARWDGLSSSETARRLSRDGPNELPTPSPPSMPRLLLAQFVHFYALMLWVAAGLAVIGDLPSLGVAIVLVIVINGVFAFAQEYRAVRAAEQLRELLPERVYICRDGRRVEVNATVQHCARPTSAWR from the coding sequence ATGAGCGACGAACGCGCCCGCTGGGACGGATTGTCGTCGTCGGAGACAGCGAGACGGTTGTCACGGGACGGACCGAACGAACTGCCCACCCCTTCACCGCCGTCGATGCCCCGCTTGCTGCTCGCCCAATTCGTTCACTTTTACGCGCTCATGTTGTGGGTGGCAGCTGGGTTGGCCGTCATCGGTGACTTGCCGTCGCTAGGTGTTGCCATCGTGCTAGTCATCGTTATCAATGGCGTCTTCGCGTTCGCACAGGAGTATCGTGCTGTCCGCGCAGCCGAGCAGCTTCGCGAGTTGCTGCCCGAACGCGTCTACATCTGTCGAGACGGCCGACGGGTAGAGGTGAATGCGACGGTCCAGCACTGCGCCAGGCCGACATCGGCGTGGCGATAG
- a CDS encoding cation transporting ATPase C-terminal domain-containing protein, protein MDLVTDQFPSLALALEPPTERQRTHTLTGQHLIDGALLRRVFFVLGPTISVVTLVAFSASLLSGGWQFGDPATGTTMLAASGAAWATIVLGQMANAFAVRSPTQWPGALGWTSNPYLPWAVASGLVFLVVLLYVPWLAQLLGQAPPSAIGWAVAVAVVPAVFGMDMIYKRWRAE, encoded by the coding sequence ATCGACCTAGTCACAGACCAGTTCCCCTCTCTCGCACTTGCGCTGGAGCCGCCCACCGAACGACAGCGGACACACACCCTCACCGGCCAGCACCTCATCGATGGGGCGCTGCTGCGTCGGGTGTTTTTCGTCCTTGGACCGACGATATCAGTGGTCACACTGGTCGCGTTTTCCGCGTCACTGCTATCGGGCGGTTGGCAGTTCGGTGACCCCGCCACAGGGACGACGATGCTTGCGGCATCGGGGGCCGCGTGGGCGACCATCGTCCTCGGGCAGATGGCCAACGCCTTCGCCGTCCGTAGCCCGACCCAGTGGCCTGGCGCGCTCGGGTGGACCTCGAACCCGTATCTTCCGTGGGCCGTCGCTTCTGGACTCGTTTTCCTGGTCGTCTTGCTGTACGTACCGTGGCTCGCGCAGTTGCTCGGGCAAGCGCCCCCATCAGCAATCGGCTGGGCAGTCGCGGTAGCCGTAGTGCCAGCGGTGTTCGGGATGGATATGATTTACAAGCGATGGCGGGCCGAGTGA
- a CDS encoding inorganic phosphate transporter — translation MASVLLVLAIALLAALFMSFTVGANSNSAPVAPAVGANALSVLRAALLVGIVAGLGAILQGGSISETIGKDLITGVAITPLAAAAALLTAATLITIGNTYGYPIPSAFTVTGAMIGAGIALGGGFAVHEYAVILGFWFAIPLVEGVLAYGIARGLRSDAIPETVGIPLLGGTVGYALANIQLTIIPTASGAQGSVARYLATTYQFLPTVVGGAYTLGMVVVSVCSGLVALVGTRALLHRDETAGINQFLVVLGLIVVFTSGGTQVGLATGPLEAVFETDLQLPSIYLLALGGGGILLGAWIRGPRLVQAVSNEYASLGPRRSIAALIPAFLVAQLAIVLGIPISFNKVMIASIVGSGLAASSTGGSGVSGRKVGITIGSWVGSMLGAGIISYGLYHLLSAVPGVG, via the coding sequence ATGGCCTCAGTACTACTCGTTCTGGCAATTGCACTGTTGGCGGCACTGTTCATGTCGTTCACCGTCGGTGCAAACAGTAACTCGGCACCAGTCGCACCCGCTGTTGGGGCCAACGCGCTCTCTGTGCTCCGAGCAGCTTTGCTCGTCGGGATTGTGGCTGGGCTCGGTGCGATACTCCAAGGTGGCAGTATCTCAGAAACCATCGGCAAAGACCTCATCACGGGCGTCGCGATTACCCCGCTGGCCGCAGCGGCAGCGCTGTTGACCGCTGCGACCCTCATCACTATCGGGAACACGTATGGCTATCCCATCCCTTCGGCGTTCACCGTTACGGGGGCGATGATCGGGGCCGGCATCGCTCTTGGTGGTGGTTTCGCTGTCCACGAGTACGCCGTCATTCTCGGGTTCTGGTTCGCGATTCCACTGGTCGAGGGCGTTCTCGCGTACGGGATTGCCCGTGGCCTCCGAAGCGATGCTATCCCCGAAACTGTCGGTATCCCGCTCCTCGGAGGGACAGTCGGCTATGCGTTGGCCAACATCCAACTCACTATCATTCCGACTGCGAGCGGCGCACAGGGCTCTGTCGCTCGCTATCTCGCCACCACGTACCAGTTCCTTCCAACAGTCGTCGGCGGCGCGTACACGCTCGGCATGGTTGTCGTGAGTGTGTGTAGCGGGCTCGTTGCACTCGTCGGGACACGGGCGTTGCTCCACCGCGACGAGACCGCCGGTATCAATCAGTTCCTCGTCGTACTGGGACTCATCGTCGTGTTCACGAGTGGTGGCACACAGGTCGGTCTGGCAACCGGCCCGCTAGAGGCCGTGTTCGAGACAGACCTCCAGCTCCCGTCGATCTACTTGCTCGCACTCGGTGGCGGCGGGATTCTCCTCGGCGCCTGGATAAGAGGCCCGCGACTCGTCCAGGCAGTCTCGAACGAATATGCCTCGCTGGGGCCGAGACGGTCGATTGCCGCGCTGATTCCCGCCTTTCTGGTCGCGCAACTGGCTATCGTACTGGGAATCCCGATATCGTTTAACAAGGTGATGATCGCAAGTATCGTCGGCAGTGGACTCGCCGCGAGTTCGACTGGCGGGAGCGGCGTCTCGGGACGAAAAGTCGGTATCACTATCGGGTCGTGGGTCGGGTCAATGCTGGGCGCGGGCATCATCAGCTATGGTCTCTATCACCTCTTGAGCGCAGTCCCAGGTGTAGGATAA
- a CDS encoding TrkH family potassium uptake protein gives MTTAYTDWRASVSLTGRIIKWLAVPMLFPLLLALYYGRGFTTFLASLALAITVGWALEQAHEDAAGALGVREGFLMVALTWLLVSVVGAVPFVLEGVLTDYGATSTLRYPVNALFETMSGFTTTGSTVMGSISFENHSRALMMWRQETQWLGGMGIVVLAVAILPELSVGGAQLMDAEAPGPGLEKLTPRIAETARALWGLYIGLTVIEILGLFGFHLVGLAPEMTLYNAVAHGFTTMPTGGFSPEARSIEAFSAIVQWFIIPFMIAAGMNFALFWHLWNRNFRTVWEDVELKGYLGAIGVLSALVAGLLYTTPGLNTLANAVEPSLRHATFQIASIVTTTGYASIDFNLWGEHAQFVLLFGMFIGGSAGSTGGSIKVVRWIVILKTLRRELFTSAHPRAVQPIRLGDVVVDENAIRGIYAFTMLYLVIFALGTLVVLLIDVRGAELSAFEATSAVAATLGNVGPGVGIVGPMYNFNAFPRVSKLLMVFFMWVGRLEIIPVLVLFTKSQWRR, from the coding sequence ATGACTACTGCATACACAGACTGGCGAGCGAGTGTTAGTCTCACCGGGCGCATTATCAAGTGGCTAGCGGTGCCGATGTTGTTCCCGCTGCTTCTGGCGCTGTACTACGGCCGTGGGTTTACGACCTTCTTGGCGAGTCTGGCGCTTGCCATCACTGTTGGCTGGGCACTCGAACAGGCTCACGAGGATGCTGCAGGCGCCCTCGGCGTTCGGGAAGGCTTCTTGATGGTCGCCCTGACCTGGCTACTGGTCAGCGTCGTCGGTGCGGTCCCGTTCGTACTCGAGGGGGTGCTCACGGACTACGGAGCGACGTCGACGCTTCGCTATCCAGTGAACGCCCTGTTCGAGACGATGAGCGGGTTCACCACGACTGGGTCGACAGTCATGGGGTCGATATCCTTTGAGAATCACTCACGAGCGCTGATGATGTGGCGCCAAGAGACCCAGTGGCTGGGTGGGATGGGTATCGTCGTCCTGGCGGTCGCAATCTTGCCCGAACTCTCCGTCGGCGGTGCGCAGCTCATGGACGCGGAAGCGCCGGGACCGGGCCTCGAGAAACTCACACCGCGTATTGCAGAGACGGCTCGAGCACTCTGGGGACTGTACATCGGACTCACCGTTATCGAGATTCTCGGCCTGTTTGGCTTCCATCTGGTGGGACTGGCACCGGAGATGACGCTCTACAACGCTGTTGCACACGGCTTCACCACGATGCCGACCGGTGGCTTCTCACCAGAAGCGCGCTCTATCGAAGCCTTCTCAGCGATTGTCCAGTGGTTCATCATCCCGTTCATGATCGCCGCCGGAATGAATTTCGCCCTCTTCTGGCATCTCTGGAACCGGAACTTTCGGACCGTCTGGGAGGATGTGGAACTGAAGGGCTATCTGGGTGCCATCGGTGTCCTGTCGGCGCTCGTGGCGGGGCTGCTGTATACGACACCCGGCCTCAACACACTCGCAAACGCGGTTGAACCATCGCTTCGGCACGCGACGTTTCAGATTGCGTCCATCGTAACCACGACAGGGTACGCCAGCATCGACTTCAATCTCTGGGGAGAACACGCGCAATTCGTGTTGCTATTCGGGATGTTCATCGGCGGTTCCGCCGGGAGCACAGGGGGGAGTATCAAAGTCGTTCGATGGATCGTGATTTTGAAAACGCTCAGACGGGAGCTGTTCACCAGTGCGCATCCGCGAGCCGTCCAGCCGATTCGATTAGGTGACGTGGTCGTGGATGAGAACGCTATTCGAGGCATCTACGCCTTCACGATGCTCTATCTGGTCATCTTTGCGCTTGGCACACTGGTCGTCCTTCTCATTGATGTCCGAGGTGCTGAGCTGTCCGCGTTCGAGGCGACGAGCGCTGTCGCGGCCACCTTGGGGAACGTCGGTCCCGGCGTCGGAATCGTCGGGCCGATGTACAACTTCAACGCGTTTCCGAGGGTCTCGAAACTCCTCATGGTGTTTTTCATGTGGGTCGGACGCCTTGAAATCATCCCGGTACTGGTCCTGTTTACGAAGTCACAGTGGCGTAGATGA
- a CDS encoding amino acid permease, whose product MTDSTAGTETSVSAESSGDVETELSRDMSLFDITFIGVGAMIGAGVFALTGFAAGLAGPALTVAFLLNGFVALFTAVSYAELGAAFPEAGGGYLWVKEALVDPNGFYAGWMSWFAHAVACSLYAVTFGVFLTEFIVYGTGLTHEFVLFGFLTPGLLEKVLAVGMVALFAFINYRGAEETGKAGVVVTGIKVSILAVFVAFGLLATVNTPQWPQKFVGSPGFAPNGAIGIIGAMGFTYIAFEGYEIIVQSGEEVVDPGENVPKAVFYSLAIVVPIYILVAFAALGGIEVVPELAERAGVAADAPTWRLLGNLGELGIIEAAGQFVPYGVPLLLVAGLTATMSALNATVYSSSRVSFAMGRDRALPEAFSQIHEDKRTPHIAIFLSAVLIAAMAVTLPIEAVAASADIMFILLFVQVNWTVIKMRKTHPDLPRTYEVPYMPWPPLIGIVLQFLLTPFLLSALGLKVGLGPDSHGFIALVTTVLWMGLGLVVYYGYSQQKEKEKLEEETPTVVAEQAPAPERTTREERLLVPIANPESVDQLMGTAFDVAADRNAEIEVMSVVTVPQQTPLSEGRKFVSEERAVLDSALEFAENEYPDVPVSGTIRIGHEVAPAILNTVEQNDIDVVLMGWRGQGRRRDVALGSNVDRVVTQAGCDVLVQRIGDQPAVDDILVPTAGGPHAEFAAEVARALARANDARVEILTVADPGEPADASEGLLEMTASVLEDIETTRTRIESDDIAGTIVEESAGVDVTVIGASRESLLQQLVVGAIPEAVGRRAQSTVIMAKRDLGITSFLTRWLRGSRR is encoded by the coding sequence ATGACAGACAGCACTGCCGGCACAGAGACATCAGTCTCGGCGGAGTCGTCCGGCGACGTCGAGACGGAACTGTCGAGAGACATGAGCCTATTCGATATCACGTTCATCGGCGTCGGAGCGATGATTGGGGCAGGCGTGTTCGCCCTGACAGGCTTTGCCGCCGGGCTGGCCGGCCCGGCGCTGACAGTCGCCTTCTTACTCAACGGCTTCGTCGCGCTGTTCACTGCCGTCTCCTACGCCGAGTTGGGGGCTGCTTTCCCTGAGGCTGGTGGCGGTTACCTCTGGGTCAAAGAGGCACTGGTCGACCCGAATGGGTTCTACGCAGGGTGGATGAGCTGGTTCGCTCACGCGGTGGCCTGTTCGCTATACGCCGTCACGTTCGGCGTCTTCCTGACCGAATTCATCGTCTACGGAACCGGTCTGACCCACGAGTTCGTCCTCTTTGGCTTCCTCACACCGGGGCTGTTGGAGAAGGTACTTGCCGTTGGAATGGTCGCGCTATTCGCGTTCATCAACTACCGCGGCGCCGAGGAGACCGGGAAGGCAGGCGTCGTCGTGACTGGGATCAAGGTCAGTATTCTCGCGGTGTTCGTCGCCTTCGGTCTCCTCGCGACGGTCAACACCCCCCAGTGGCCCCAGAAGTTCGTCGGGAGCCCCGGCTTCGCCCCCAACGGTGCTATCGGTATCATCGGCGCGATGGGATTCACCTACATCGCCTTCGAGGGGTACGAAATCATCGTCCAGTCCGGCGAAGAGGTCGTGGATCCGGGTGAGAACGTTCCCAAGGCGGTCTTCTACTCCCTCGCCATCGTCGTCCCGATATACATTCTCGTCGCCTTCGCCGCGCTGGGTGGTATCGAAGTAGTGCCAGAATTGGCCGAGCGGGCCGGTGTCGCCGCCGACGCGCCGACGTGGCGACTGCTTGGCAACCTCGGCGAACTCGGTATCATCGAGGCCGCCGGACAGTTCGTCCCCTACGGCGTCCCGCTGTTGCTCGTCGCGGGGTTGACGGCGACGATGAGCGCGCTGAACGCGACGGTCTATTCGTCCTCCAGAGTCTCCTTCGCCATGGGGCGGGACCGCGCGCTCCCTGAAGCGTTCTCACAGATTCATGAGGACAAACGGACGCCCCATATCGCCATCTTCCTATCGGCAGTGCTCATCGCCGCTATGGCGGTCACGCTGCCTATCGAGGCCGTCGCAGCGTCGGCTGATATCATGTTCATTCTACTGTTCGTGCAGGTCAACTGGACGGTCATCAAGATGCGGAAGACGCACCCGGACTTACCACGGACGTACGAAGTGCCCTACATGCCGTGGCCCCCGCTCATCGGTATTGTCCTCCAGTTCCTATTGACACCGTTCCTCCTGTCGGCACTCGGTCTCAAGGTTGGTCTCGGGCCGGATTCACACGGATTCATCGCACTGGTGACAACTGTCCTATGGATGGGACTCGGACTCGTCGTCTATTACGGCTACTCCCAGCAGAAGGAGAAAGAAAAACTCGAAGAAGAGACGCCGACTGTCGTTGCGGAACAAGCCCCGGCACCGGAACGAACGACTCGAGAGGAGCGGTTACTCGTCCCCATCGCGAATCCGGAGAGTGTCGACCAGCTGATGGGGACTGCGTTCGACGTTGCTGCGGACCGCAACGCAGAAATCGAAGTGATGAGCGTCGTCACGGTCCCACAGCAGACTCCGCTATCGGAGGGGCGCAAGTTCGTCTCCGAGGAACGGGCCGTATTAGATTCGGCGCTGGAGTTCGCGGAGAACGAATACCCCGATGTCCCGGTCAGCGGGACGATACGCATCGGCCACGAGGTCGCACCGGCCATCCTGAATACTGTAGAACAGAACGACATCGACGTGGTGTTGATGGGGTGGCGCGGACAAGGTCGCCGACGGGACGTTGCCCTTGGGAGCAACGTGGACCGAGTAGTGACCCAGGCAGGCTGTGACGTCCTCGTCCAGCGCATCGGGGACCAGCCTGCTGTCGACGACATACTGGTCCCGACCGCAGGCGGACCGCACGCCGAGTTCGCCGCGGAGGTTGCCAGAGCGCTGGCACGGGCCAACGACGCCCGAGTCGAGATATTGACTGTCGCCGACCCCGGCGAGCCAGCCGATGCCAGCGAGGGTTTGCTTGAAATGACGGCTTCGGTTCTCGAAGACATCGAAACTACCCGCACACGCATCGAGAGCGACGACATCGCCGGAACAATCGTCGAGGAATCGGCTGGTGTCGACGTGACTGTCATCGGCGCATCCCGTGAGAGTCTGCTCCAGCAGTTAGTCGTCGGAGCGATTCCCGAAGCCGTCGGCCGACGGGCCCAGAGTACGGTCATCATGGCCAAGCGGGACCTCGGTATCACATCGTTCCTGACGCGGTGGCTTCGCGGGTCCCGCCGATAG
- a CDS encoding halocyanin domain-containing protein: MDRRQFVQTAGGTATALSTLGVSGTAAAQEEGGGEGDGGGGTTVPDYGDWFSDVDNFSDPTSTVDATGQDSATVEVGVQANGGAFGFGPPAIHVDTGTTVQFEWTGQGGGHNVVSDGGGTLDSGSPTGSSGVNYEYTFEEAGIYKYYCDPHKGLGMKGAVVVGEEYPTTTVGGGGPVEVDPHQAGVPLQPHFIGFGAGLAVILPLIFAFFQLKYAESPHTSGGND, from the coding sequence ATGGACAGACGGCAGTTCGTCCAGACAGCCGGAGGTACAGCGACTGCTCTGAGCACACTCGGCGTGTCCGGAACCGCAGCGGCCCAGGAGGAGGGCGGCGGTGAGGGTGACGGCGGTGGCGGAACCACAGTCCCGGACTACGGCGACTGGTTCAGCGATGTCGACAACTTCAGCGACCCCACCAGTACCGTCGACGCGACGGGACAGGACTCGGCGACGGTCGAAGTCGGTGTGCAGGCCAACGGCGGCGCGTTTGGCTTTGGCCCACCAGCGATACACGTCGATACAGGCACGACAGTCCAGTTCGAGTGGACCGGACAAGGCGGTGGGCACAACGTCGTCTCGGATGGAGGCGGCACCCTGGATTCGGGCTCACCGACAGGGAGCAGTGGAGTCAACTACGAATACACGTTCGAAGAGGCAGGGATATACAAGTACTACTGTGATCCCCACAAGGGGCTCGGAATGAAAGGCGCGGTCGTCGTCGGTGAAGAGTATCCGACGACGACTGTCGGTGGCGGCGGTCCAGTCGAAGTCGACCCTCATCAGGCCGGCGTCCCGTTGCAGCCACACTTCATCGGGTTCGGTGCCGGCTTGGCGGTGATTCTCCCACTGATATTCGCCTTCTTCCAGCTCAAGTACGCCGAATCACCGCACACCAGCGGCGGCAACGACTGA
- a CDS encoding APC family permease, with product MSDGGFSLTEAISIALGGMIGGGIYAVLGVVTQITGAATWFAFVLAGIVALSAAYSYIGLNELVADQDGQGGGSVTFVQSFTGNSDIAGMVGWTLLVGYIGSMAMYAFAFGEFAVALPLVPAAVAGLPLRPIISALAVAGFVGLNLLGTRATGSTENVLVSVKVVILVALGIGGVLYAVTISTEPVQFGTDQFTTVSPIMAAAISFVAFQGWQLLFYDQESMDDPLDQIPTAIYIAIPVAVFIYVVVAVATFALAPLALQAHPHTALTEAASTIAGVVGLAAVGGVVLSVSALFSTGSAINATLFSAGYFAKGMLSDDLLPDRVGDSSVSGVPSRTLLLLGLVTVVFTIYGSLEAITSFASLAFIVVFGSMSALAFSRRDSDQIHPVPPAVGVVGTIGFFILMFYHLYVAERGTFYAVLLIAVAIQQ from the coding sequence ATGAGTGACGGAGGCTTTAGCCTCACCGAGGCTATCTCGATAGCACTCGGTGGCATGATCGGTGGCGGTATCTACGCCGTCCTGGGCGTCGTGACACAGATTACGGGCGCAGCGACGTGGTTTGCGTTCGTTCTCGCCGGGATTGTCGCGCTGTCCGCGGCCTACTCGTATATCGGCCTCAACGAACTCGTTGCAGACCAAGACGGACAGGGCGGTGGCTCAGTGACGTTCGTCCAGTCGTTTACCGGAAACTCGGACATCGCCGGGATGGTCGGCTGGACGTTACTGGTCGGATACATCGGGTCGATGGCGATGTATGCGTTCGCCTTCGGGGAGTTCGCAGTGGCACTCCCCCTCGTTCCGGCCGCAGTGGCTGGCCTGCCGCTTCGACCGATTATCTCGGCCCTTGCTGTCGCGGGTTTCGTCGGGTTGAATCTGCTCGGTACACGTGCCACTGGCTCTACGGAGAACGTACTCGTCAGTGTCAAAGTCGTCATCTTGGTCGCTCTCGGCATCGGTGGCGTCCTCTATGCCGTCACTATCTCGACCGAGCCGGTGCAGTTCGGGACCGACCAGTTCACCACAGTGAGCCCGATTATGGCGGCGGCGATCTCCTTTGTCGCCTTTCAGGGATGGCAGTTGCTCTTCTACGATCAGGAGAGTATGGACGACCCCCTCGACCAGATTCCGACGGCCATCTACATCGCAATCCCTGTCGCCGTGTTCATCTACGTCGTCGTCGCGGTCGCGACGTTCGCGCTTGCCCCGCTGGCACTGCAGGCCCATCCCCATACGGCCCTGACCGAAGCCGCGTCGACTATCGCCGGCGTGGTCGGACTGGCCGCTGTTGGCGGCGTGGTGTTGTCCGTCTCCGCGCTCTTCTCAACTGGGTCAGCGATCAACGCGACCCTCTTCTCTGCGGGGTACTTCGCGAAGGGGATGCTATCGGACGACCTCCTGCCGGATCGCGTCGGTGATTCGAGCGTGAGCGGTGTGCCGAGCCGTACGTTGCTTTTGCTCGGTCTCGTGACGGTCGTGTTCACGATTTACGGGAGCCTCGAAGCGATAACCTCGTTTGCATCGCTTGCTTTCATCGTCGTTTTCGGTTCGATGAGTGCACTGGCATTCTCTCGTCGGGACTCGGATCAGATACACCCAGTTCCCCCCGCTGTTGGTGTCGTCGGTACTATCGGGTTCTTCATACTCATGTTCTATCACCTGTACGTAGCTGAGCGTGGGACATTCTACGCGGTACTGCTAATAGCTGTGGCAATTCAGCAGTAG